Genomic DNA from Mycobacterium stomatepiae:
CGCGCGACAGGCCGACATTGATGCGCGTCAGCTTGTGGATCCACCGCCGCCAACCCCGGCGCGCCACCATCCGGGTGGCCGACTTCTTCGCGGGCCTGACCCCGATATGGGACGTCGCGTCTGCGGTGGGCGGCGGGTTGCCGGGCGGGGGCGTGGGAGCGGAACCCCGTTGTGCCGCACCGCGTTGGGCATGGGCCGCTGGCCCGGGCGGGCGCGGGCGCGGCGGGCCGGGTTTGCCGCGGTGCTTGGCAGCATCGGGCGCAGGGCGGTGCGAAGGGTTGGCGGTGGGCGGCCGCGGCGTGCCGGCCGGATCGCGGGGCGCCTGGCGCGCGCGGCGCGGTGGTGGGGGAGGGGCTGCTGGCGGGCCGGGTTCGATCGGCGGCGGTTTAGGCCGCGGCGGCGGGTTGTTCCAGTCGACCGGCATCGGGGGCCGGGGTGGTTCGGGCCGGGCCGCTGCTGGCTCGGGTCGGGCCGGTGGTGATTGATCGTCCCAGTCGACGGGCATGCGCGGTGGCGGGGCGTGGCCATTGGGGACCGGTGTGCCCGCCGACACCGGCGCAACCCTCGTGTCGAAGCCCGAGTTCAGATCGAAATCCGGTCCTGGGTCCGGGATCTCGACTCCCTCGGGAGGCGCAAACAGCTCGTCGTAGCTGACCGGCATTGGGGGGCGTGGTGGGCCGGGCCGGGACGGCGCCGGCCGGGTTTCGTCGACCGGCATTGGGGGACAGTGGATTTCGGGCGGGGCTGGCGGTGGTTGCTCGTTCTGGTCGACGGGCATTGGGGGGTGGTGGGTTTCGGGCCCCGCCGGCATGGCCGCTGCGGGCGAATCGACGTCGAACCCGGCGTCGACATCAAAATCCGAATCCGCTGCCGTATCCGGGATTTCACCCCCCGGGGGCGGCTGAAAGA
This window encodes:
- a CDS encoding MinD/ParA family ATP-binding protein; translated protein: MGADYDRLFQPPPGGEIPDTAADSDFDVDAGFDVDSPAAAMPAGPETHHPPMPVDQNEQPPPAPPEIHCPPMPVDETRPAPSRPGPPRPPMPVSYDELFAPPEGVEIPDPGPDFDLNSGFDTRVAPVSAGTPVPNGHAPPPRMPVDWDDQSPPARPEPAAARPEPPRPPMPVDWNNPPPRPKPPPIEPGPPAAPPPPPRRARQAPRDPAGTPRPPTANPSHRPAPDAAKHRGKPGPPRPRPPGPAAHAQRGAAQRGSAPTPPPGNPPPTADATSHIGVRPAKKSATRMVARRGWRRWIHKLTRINVGLSRDEKYDLDLRSRIRRSPRGSYQIAVLGLKGGVGKTTVTVALGSVYAQVRRDRILAFDADASCGNLADRAGRQSGATIADLLADKDLTHYNDVRAHTSANAVNLEILPAEDYSTARRAFSEADWHYASDAVSKFYNLVLADCGAGLFDPVTRGVLSTASAAVIVTSASIDAARQAAVAIDWLRNHGHQDLLNRACVVINHVSPGDTNIAVAELSRQFEQYVRRGRVVVLPWDKHIAAGDEIQLSLLDPTYKRKILELAAALSDDFDRSERR